In Lotus japonicus ecotype B-129 chromosome 5, LjGifu_v1.2, one genomic interval encodes:
- the LOC130717592 gene encoding protein LONGIFOLIA 1-like: MTTLVGDNNQNLEKHIHKQMGCMAGFLQIFDRHQILSPKRIYSTKRLPPPPTPPDSSPEALQHGVSPAREAQPEPKVVVVTKANPPPPALPVLEFKEGTRSSWKFSREAPRLSLDSRAVVDAKGSLHPRTDTTAAAVEDKQRRSTSVIARLMGLGPIPDSDPEPGAKLRRSASESRVPRDLPLPLPPQCRFFESKANSFHHQESNVVNANCNGNGNGCAGTENHRLGVSPARASAPVRQRGGTTMTQKKSFYDSTDFFPEPKDMDAIYGVIERRLRMRGINQPSQDLHTLKNILEALQLKGLLHSEKPNQSPIVVMKPGRSSSGSANHYRTGYESPPPHSSFRSSSPRARTPSPSESDRNVSARNQSRVRNTSPNRRKVQNVETTRRKVSNDGGSDSRRVSPVNSPKISTRKNPANQGVTCGSSPRLRKPIDSPKMKVLGLAEDESSTVSENSFSTSSHTDTERYKMEEYREGKNLLDRCDKLLNSIAEITAANELQPSPVSVLDSSFYKDEWCSPSPIPKRCIDYKDQALDSEDDMWSSALCSSEDAAAAEEEDSDLVYVSEILRASSYLPEESDVFVLLEKRKGKDTSRASKLQRRLIFDTLQEILNRNQKLPPWKAAARGEETVWSEFRRIRDREESASEDMFGVICGVLRKDMAAEMSGWGEWTVEMGDVVLDIERLVFKDLIGETIQQLASFGPQCNNSNKVSALRRKLVF; encoded by the exons atgacaactCTTGTAGGAGACAACAACCAAAACTTGGAAAAACATATTCACAAACAGATGGGGTGCATGGCTGGTTTCCTTCAGATCTTCGATCGCCACCAAATCCTCTCCCCAAAACGCATCTACTCCACCAAAAGACTCCCTCCTCCGCCAACTCCTCCGGATTCTTCGCCGGAAGCGCTCCAACACGGCGTATCTCCGGCGAGGGAGGCGCAACCTGAGCCAAAGGTAGTAGTAGTAACCAAGGCGAACCCACCGCCACCGGCACTTCCTGTTCTGGAATTCAAGGAAGGCACGAGATCCTCATGGAAATTCTCCAGAGAAGCTCCTAGGCTGTCCCTCGATAGCAGAGCCGTGGTGGATGCCAAGGGGAGCCTTCACCCCCGAACCgacaccaccgccgccgccgttGAAGACAAACAGCGCCGTTCCACCAGCGTCATCGCCAGGCTCATGGGGTTAGGCCCAATACCGGATTCGGATCCGGAACCGGGTGCTAAGCTCCGGAGATCCGCTTCCGAGTCGAGGGTGCCCAGAGATCTGCCGCTGCCATTGCCGCCGCAGTGTCGCTTCTTCGAATCCAAGGCTAACAGTTTTCATCATCAGGAGAGTAATGTTGTGAATGCTAACTGTAATGGCAATGGTAATGGTTGTGCTGGTACGGAGAATCACCGATTGGGGGTTTCTCCGGCTAGAGCTTCAGCTCCGGTGAGGCAGAGAGGAGGAACAACGATGACGCAGAAGAAGAGTTTCTATGATTCAACTGATTTCTTCCCTGAACCGAAGGACATGGATGCAATCTACGGTGTGATTGAGAGGAGGTTGAGGATGAGAGGGATCAACCAGCCTTCTCAGGATCTCCACACTCTCAAGAACATCTTGGAGGCTCTGCAGCTCAAAGGCCTTCTCCATTCCGAAAAGCCTAACCAATCTCCCATTGTAGTCATGAAACCGGGTAGATCCTCATCCGGTTCGGCGAATCATTACCGAACCGGGTATGAGTCCCCGCCTCCGCACTCGTCGTTCCGGTCATCCAGTCCTCGGGCTCGGACTCCGAGCCCGAGCGAGTCTGACCGGAACGTGAGTGCGAGAAACCAATCCAGGGTCAGAAACACGAGCCCGAACCGGAGGAAGGTCCAGAATGTGGAGACGACGCGGAGGAAAGTTAGCAATGACGGTGGTTCTGATTCGAGAAGGGTGTCTCCGGTTAATTCGCCTAAGATTAGCACAAGGAAAAATCCAGCGAATCAGGGAGTGACATGTGGATCATCTCCTAGATTGAGAAAACCAATTGATTCTCCTAAgatgaaggttttgggtttagcaGAGGATGAATCTTCCACAGTTTCAGAGAACAGTTTCAGCACCTCTTCACACACTGATACAGAG AGGTACAAGATGGAAGAGTACAGAGAAGGGAAGAATCTGCTGGACAGGTGTGATAAACTGCTGAACAGCATAGCTGAAATAACAGCAGCGAACGAGTTACAACCGAGTCCTGTATCGGTGCTTGACTCGTCGTTTTACAAGGACGAGTGGTGTTCACCTTCCCCAATACCCAAACGGTGCATTGATTATAAAG ATCAAGCGTTGGATTCAGAAGATGACATGTGGAGTTCAGCATTGTGCAGTTCGGAGGATGCTGCGGCGGCGGAGGAGGAGGACAGCGATCTGGTTTACGTATCGGAGATTCTGCGAGCTAGCAGTTACTTGCCGGAGGAGAGCGATGTTTTCGTGTTACTGGAGAAGCGGAAGGGGAAGGACACGTCGAGAGCTTCAAAGCTACAGAGGCGGTTGATTTTCGACACGCTGCAGGAGATTCTGAACCGGAACCAGAAACTCCCGCCGTGGAAGGCGGCAGCGAGGGGGGAGGAGACGGTGTGGTCGGAGTTTCGGAGGATCCGTGACAGGGAGGAGTCGGCGTCGGAGGATATGTTCGGGGTGATATGCGGCGTGTTGAGGAAGGACATGGCGGCGGAGATGAGTGGTTGGGGTGAATGGACGGTGGAGATGGGCGACGTCGTTTTGGATATCGAACGCCTCGTTTTCAAGGATCTCATTGGCGAAACGATACAACAACTCGCTTCATTTGGACCTCAATGTAACAACAGCAACAAAGTTTCAGCACTTCGTAGGAAGCTAGTATTTTGA